Proteins encoded together in one Vigna angularis cultivar LongXiaoDou No.4 chromosome 5, ASM1680809v1, whole genome shotgun sequence window:
- the LOC108340130 gene encoding signaling peptide TAXIMIN 2-like codes for MEGEFCECRPLGFVIGLPFALLSLVFCPVGAVIWLLGSLMSCLCPCWKCCGEISNVGVSLVKFPIRVLTWFIEKIPC; via the exons atGGAAGGTGAATTTTGCGAGTGCAGACCATTGGGTTTCGTGATTGGATTACCCTTCGCTCTGCTTTCATTGGTTTTTTGTCCTGTAGGTGCTGTCATCTGGCTTCTTGG GTCATTAATGAGTTGTTTGTGTCCATGTTGGAAGTGTTGTGGAGAAATCAGCAACGTGGGTGTGAGTCTTGTAAAGTTTCCAATTAGGGTTCTTACATGGTTTATAGAAAAGATTCCTTGTTGA